One genomic region from Phragmites australis chromosome 1, lpPhrAust1.1, whole genome shotgun sequence encodes:
- the LOC133919195 gene encoding myosin-17-like isoform X5 produces the protein MASMSNIVIGSHVWVEDKDFAWVDGEVFRIDGQNAHVRTTKGKTVIANTSDIHPKDTEASPDGVDDMTRLSYLHEPGVLDNLAVRYAKNIIYTYTGNILIAINPFQRLPNLVDVRTMEKYKGANLGDLEPHVFAIADVSYRQMINEGKSNSILVSGESGAGKTETTKLLMRYLAFLGGRSVTGARTVEQQVLESNPVLEAFGNAKTVRNNNSSRFGKFVEIQFGKSGKISGAAIRTYLLERSRVCQINSPERNYHCFYFLCAAPSEDLKKYKLGDPSSFHYLNQSTCIKVDGINDAEEYLATRNAMDTVGITEQEQEAIFRVVAAVLHLGNINFVKGREVDSSIIKDDKSRFHLNTAGELLMCDCEKLENALINREINTPEGVITTTVGPHSATISRDGLAKQIYSRLFDWLVNRINASIGQDPDSNQLIGVLDIYGFESFKTNSFEQLCINFTNEKLQQHFNQNVFKMEQEEYTREQINWSYIEFVDNQDVLDLIEKKPGGIIALLDEACMFPKSTHETLSQKLYEKFKSHKRFAKPKLSRTAFTIQHYAGDVIYQSDQFLDKNKDYVVAEHQELLYASKCSFVSGLFPPVTEENTKSSKSSIATRFKMQLHELMETLSSTEPHYIRCIKPNSVLKPAIFENTNVLQQLRCSGVLEAIRISCAGYPTRKLFHDFLHRFRILSPEILKENNDEKVACQKILDKIGLQGYQIGRTKVFLRAGQMAELDARRTEMRNNAARGVQSQFRTHVAREQFLILRNTSICLQSFVRARLACKLHELLRQQAAALKIQKNTRWYFAWKTYCQLRLSATTLQTGLRAMAARNEFNFRKQNKASIHIQSRWRCHRDYSNYIKLKRAALTYQCAWRRRVARKELRKLRMAARDTQALKVAKEKLEERVEELTSRLGLEKKLRTDLEKSKAEEVSKLQAALHEMEQRVEEVTAMQERESAKKAVEEALVQEREKISLLTTEIEGLKALLVAEREENDLTKKAHANALEGNEELNKKVKDAEEKIKQFSDIVQRLEVTVREGEALLLTERQQSEAVSTALAESQARNEALVSKLEDAVKQNDLLHEAIKRFEEAMANLESSLSVEKQQHEASVVELTEAREKIEELQREVGDTDEKSTMLQTTIQRLEERLREKDDLLTTERQESEATKQLLSESQDRNQELLNKIEDAEKNIAHFQDTIQRHEEIMTVLETSLRTERQQNDAMMKQLADSQGEIGELQKKLEDADGRSSLLQDSLQRLEEDATTREALLVAEKQENEVTKRTLTEALDQIEELVKEVECANHSVHQLQDIIQRLEQSAVAREATLLTESQEKDATSKALAEAQGRIEDLLKEIYSANRKIDQLQKTVERLEEGATTTDALYFAERQEHDQTKKTLSEAQEMNKELLTKIVEAEQNRGQLLENVKRLEQDGTAKDALLLTEKQAHEGTQKTLTEAQERNEELLKKIHDDDKHILQLQFTIQRLEENTVANENLLLREREQNDTTTKAHIESQERYEELLKKFVDVDRKIDLLQDTIERLGENTTTKDALLLSERHEKDATKKALAEAEEKNEELQMKVEYANEKIDHLQNTINKLQENIAAKDVSLEASMQENSTIRKSLAEAQERNDELLKKISDSEYRIHLLQDTVQKLQVDAISRLSSFVMEKQESDAAKRAVTEAHERNEDLLKRNEDLLKRNDDLIKKIEESGKIVAQLQEALQRLERKAANLEAENQVLRQQATATPPSTAKSSASRSKITRIHRSPENGHILNGDIKQTEMKPSTGTSEAIPPSVGNVPDLSNQKDFEHGEKLQRVLNQKYQHQQPQDDQQWLLTCISQYLGFSGSKPVAALLIYQCILHWRSFEAMKTNVFDSILQTINSATEAQNDMRTLAYWLSNLSTLTVLLQRSFKTTRTAISTPQRRRFSSERIFHANQTSNAGLAYLSGQSVVGSGGLPQVEAKYPALLFKQQLVDLIEKVYGMISDSVKKELNPLLELCIQDPRTSHSSLAKGHLNGMAQQNQLAHWLGIVKILNSYLDVLRANHVPSILVHKLFTQIFSLIDVQLFNRLLLRRECCSFSNGEYVRAGLAELKHWSDNAAREFAGSAWEALRHIRQAVDFLVISLKPMRTLREIHTDVCPALSIQQLERIVSMYWDDVNGTNTISAEFTSSLKAAVHEESNTVTTFSILLDDDSSIPFSLDDITKTLPVIEVADDDLLSFVHENPSFAFLLQRE, from the exons ATG GCTTCGATGTCAAACATTGTTATAGGCTCTCATGTATGGGTGGAAGATAAAGATTTTGCCTGGGTTGATGGTGAGGTCTTCCGAATTGATGGTCAAAATGCCCATGTTCGCACAACCAAGGGAAAGACG GTCATTGCAAATACATCGGATATACACCCTAAAGATACAGAAGCATCTCCGGATGGAGTTGATGACATGACAAGGTTATCATACTTGCATGAGCCTGGTGTTCTAGATAACCTGGCTGTCAGATATgccaaaaatataatttat ACCTACACTGGCAATATTTTGATTGCAATAAATCCATTCCAAAGACTGCCTAATCTGGTTGATGTCCGTACTATGGAAAAATACAAAGGTGCAAATCTTGGTGACCTAGAACCTCATGTATTTGCAATAGCCGACGTCTCTTATAG GCAAATGATAAATGAAGGAAAGAGTAACTCCATTTTGGTCAGTGGTGAAAGTGGTGCTGGTAAGACTGAAACTACAAAGTTATTGATGAGATATCTTGCATTTCTGGGTGGGCGATCTGTAACAGGAGCGAGGACAGTTGAACAGCAAGTTTTAGAA TCTAACCCAGTCCTTGAAGCTTTTGGGAATGCAAAAACTGTTCgaaacaacaattcaag TCGATTTGGTAAATTTGTTGAAATCCAATTTGGCAAGAGTGGAAAGATATCTGGTGCTGCCATTAGAACTTACTTGCTTGAGAGATCTCGAGTCTGCCAAATTAATAGCCCAGAGAGAAACTACCATTGCTTTTACTTCTTGTGTGCAGCACCATCAGAG GATCTAAAGAAGTATAAGCTGGGGGACCCATCTTCGTTTCACTATCTCAATCAGTCAACATGCATCAAAGTTGATGGGATTAATGATGCTGAAGAATATCTTGCAACAAGAAATGCAATGGATACTGTTGGCATCACTGAGCAAGAACAG GAAGCTATATTCCGGGTTGTTGCTGCTGTGCTTCATCTTGGAAACATTAACTTTGTGAAAGGGAGAGAGGTAGATTCATCTATAATAAAGGATGACAAATCTAGATTCCATCTTAATACAGCAGGAGAGCTCTTGAT GTGTGATTGTGAGAAGTTGGAGAATGCCTTGATAAATAGGGAAATAAATACACCAGAAGGAGTGATTACCACTACAGTTGGTCCTCATTCTGCTACTATTAGCCGGGATGGTTTAGCAAAACAGATATACTCTCGATTATTTGACTG GCTTGTAAATAGAATAAATGCATCAATAGGACAAGACCCAGACTCGAACCAACTGATTGGGGTACTTGATATATATGGCTTTGAAAGTTTTAAAACTAACAG TTTTGAACAACTATGCATCAATTTTACCAATGAAAAACTCCAGCAACATTTTAACCAG AATGTCTTTAAAATGGAGCAGGAAGAGTACACAAGGGAGCAGATTAATTGGAGTTACATAGAGTTTGTTGACAACCAAGATGTACTTGACTTGATTGAGAAG AAACCAGGTGGAATTATTGCACTTCTTGATGAAGCCTG CATGTTCCCAAAGTCGACACATGAGACATTATCTCAGAAGCTGTATGAAAAGTTCAAGAGCCACAAAAGATTTGCCAAACCAAAGCTTTCTCGTACTGCATTTACAATTCAACATTATGCTGGAGAT GTAATATATCAATCTGATCAATTCCTGGACAAAAACAAAGACTATGTGGTAGCAGAGCATCAGGAATTACTTTATGCTTCCAAGTGTTCTTTTGTATCAGGGTTATTTCCACCAGTGACAGAAGAGAAcacaaaatcatcaaaatcctCAATTGCGACTCGCTTTAAG ATGCAActtcatgagctcatggagacTTTGAGCTCTACGGAACCACATTACATTAGATGTATAAAACCAAATAGTGTTCTTAAGCCTGCCATTTTTGAGAACACCAACGTTCTGCAGCAGCTTCGATGTTCA GGTGTTCTTGAAGCCATTAGAATCAGCTGCGCTGGATATCCCACTAGGAAACTATTTCATGATTTTCTTCATCGCTTTCGCATTCTTTCTCCTGAAATTCTGAAAGAAAA CAATGATGAAAAAGTTGCCTGTCAAAAGATTTTGGACAAAATAGGACTTCAGGGTTATCAG ATAGGAAGAACTAAGGTATTCCTGAGAGCTGGTCAAATGGCTGAACTGGATGCTAGAAGAACAGAGATGCGAAATAATGCAGCCAGAGGTGTTCAGAGTCAATTCCGTACTCATGTTGCTCGTGAGCAGTTCCTAATACTACGGAACACGTCTATTTGTTTGCAATCCTTTGTTAGAG CAAGATTGGCTTGTAAGCTACACGAACTCCTGAGACAGCAAGCAGCAGCACTGAAGATTCAGAAAAACACCCGATGGTATTTTGCATGGAAAACTTACTGTCAACTACGCTTGTCAGCCACTACATTGCAGACAGGGCTAAGGGCCATGGCAGCTCGCAATGAATTCAACTTTAGAAAGCAAAATAAAGCTTCTATCCATATCCAG TCCCGATGGCGTTGCCACAGAGATTACTCAAATTATATTAAATTGAAGAGAGCAGCGCTAACATATCAGTGTGCTTGGCGAAGAAGGGTTGCCAGGAAAGAGCTGCGAAAGCTCAGAATG GCTGCAAGAGATACACAAGCTCTAAAGGTGGCAAAAGAGAAACTTGAGGAACGTGTGGAAGAGCTAACAAGCCGCCTGGGCCTAGAGAAGAAACTAAGG ACTGATTTGGAGAAGTCCAAAGCAGAAGAAGTTTCTAAATTGCAGGCTGCTCTTCATGAGATGGAGCAGAGAGTAGAAGAAGTCACAGCAATGCAGGAAAGAGAATCAGCAAAAAAGGCTGTTGAAGAAGCTCTAGttcaagaaagagaaaagatcaGTTTATTGACTACTGAAATTGAGGGTCTCAAG GCACTGCTAGTAGCAGAACGAGAGGAGAATGATTTAACAAAGAAAGCACATGCTAATGCTCTGGAAGGAAATGAAGAATTGAATAAGAAAGTcaaggatgcagaggaaaaaatCAAGCAGTTTAGTGATATTGTGCAGAG ACTAGAAGTGACTGTAAGAGAAGGAGAGGCCCTTTTGCTAACGGAAAGACAACAAAGTGAAGCAGTTAGCACTGCACTAGCTGAATCTCAAGCAAGAAATGAAGCATTAGTAAGCAAGCTTGAAGATGCTGTGAAACAAAATGATCTGCTCCACGAAGCTATTAAAAG ATTTGAAGAAGCTATGGCAAATCTGGAATCTTCACTGTCAGTTGAAAAACAACAACACGAGGCAAGTGTGGTAGAACTAACTGAAGCACGAGAAAAAATTGAAGAACTTCAGAGAGAAGTTGGGGATACTGATGAAAAATCCACCATGCTTCAGACTACTATACaaag ACTTGAAGAAAGATTAAGGGAGAAGGATGATCTGTTGACTACAGAAAGACAAGAAAGTGAAGCAACTAAACAATTGCTCAGTGAATCCCAGGATAGAAATCAGGAGTTGCTCAACAAAATTGAAGATGCTGAAAAAAACATTGCACACTTTCAAGACACAATACAAAG GCATGAAGAAATTATGACAGTACTAGAAACTTCACTGAGAACTGAAAGGCAGCAAAATGATGCAATGATGAAACAACTAGCTGACTCTCAGGGAGAAATAGGAGAGCTGCAAAAGAAGCTTGAAGATGCTGATGGCAGAAGCAGTCTGCTTCAAGATTCTTTACAGAG ACTTGAAGAAGATGCTACCACAAGAGAGGCTTTATTGGTAGCTGAAAAGCAAGAAAACGAAGTGACAAAAAGGACACTAACTGAAGCTCTGGATCAAATCGAGGAATTAGTCAAGGAAGTTGAGTGTGCTAACCACAGTGTGCATCAGCTTCAAGATATTATACAAAG ACTTGAACAAAGTGCAGTTGCAAGAGAGGCTACTTTACTAACAGAAAGTCAGGAAAAAGATGCAACATCAAAAGCGCTAGCAGAAGCACAAGGAAGGATTGAAGATTTACTGAAGGAAATTTATTCTGCTAATAGAAAAATTGATCAGCTTCAAAAAACTGTAGAAAG GTTAGAAGAGGGTGCAACAACAACGGATGCTCTTTACTTTGCTGAAAGGCAAGAGCATGATCAAACGAAGAAAACACTTTCTGAAGCTCAAGAGATGAACAAAGAATTACTAACGAAAATTGTGGAGGCTGAGCAAAACAGAGGTCAGCTCCTGGAGAATGTGAAAAG ACTCGAACAAGATGGCACTGCCAAAGACGCCTTATTGCTAACTGAAAAGCAGGCACATGAGGGAACACAGAAGACTCTCACTGAAGCTCAGGAAAGGAATGAAGAATTGCTGAAGAAAATTCATGATGATGATAAACATATTCTTCAGCTTCAGTTTACCATACAGAG GCTTGAGGAAAATACAGTTGCAAATGAGAATTTGCTACTGAGAGAAAGGGAGCAAAATGATACAACAACAAAAGCGCACATTGAAAGTCAAGAAAGATATGAAGAATTACTAAAGAAATTTGTGGATGTTGACAGGAAAATTGATCTTCTTCAAGATACCATAGAAAG GCTTGGAGAAAATACAACAACAAAGGATGCTCTGTTGCTATCAGAGAGACATGAGAAGGATGCAACTAAAAAAGCACTTGCTGAGGCTGAAGAGAAAAATGAAGAGTTGCAAATGAAAGTCGAATATGCTAATGAAAAAATTGATCATCTTCAAAATACAATAAATAA GCTTCAAGAAAACATAGCTGCAAAAGATGTTTCTTTGGAAGCTTCAATGCAAGAAAATAGCACAATCAGGAAATCTCTTGCTGAAGCTCAAGAGAGAAATGATGAATTACTCAAGAAAATTAGCGATAGTGAATACAGGATCCACTTACTTCAAGACACAGTGCAGAA GCTTCAAGTAGATGCAATATCAAGATTGTCTTCTTTTGTAATGGAAAAACAAGAAAGTGATGCTGCCAAGAGAGCTGTTACTGAAGCTCATGAAAGAAATGAAGATTTATTGAAGAGAAACGAGGACCTCCTGAAGCGGAATGATGATTTGATTAAGAAAATTGAAGAGTCTGGTAAAATTGTCGCTCAACTTCAGGAGGCCTTACAAAG ACTTGAAAGAAAAGCAGCCAACTTAGAGGCTGAGAACCAAGTTCTCCGTCAACAAGCAACTGCAACTCCTCCGTCTACTGCCAAATCTTCAGCTTCACGCTCAAAGATCACAAGGATTCAT AGAAGCCCAGAGAATGGCCATATTTTGAACGGTGACATAAAACAAACTGAAATGAAGCCCTCAACTGGCACATCAGAAGCAATACCCCCCTCGGTG GGCAATGTTCCTGACTTGAGCAACCAAAAAGATTTTGAGCATGGAGAAAAACTGCAAAGAGTACTTAATCAGAAATATCAG CACCAGCAGCCCCAGGACGATCAGCAGTGGTTACTTACTTGCATTTCACAATATCTTGGATTTTCTGGGAGCAAACCTGTTGCAGCTCTTCTTATATATCAATGTATTCTCCATTGGAGATCGTTTGAAGCAATGAAGACAAATGTCTTCGACAGCATTCTGCAGACTATAAACTCAGCAACAGAG GCCCAAAATGATATGAGAACATTGGCGTATTGGTTGTCCAACTTATCTACGCTAACAGTTCTCCTTCAACGGTCATTCAAAACTACTAGGACAGCGATCTCAACTCCACAAAGACGACGATTTTCGTCGGAGCGGATATTTCATGCAAATCAAACTTCAAATGCTGGGCTTGCTTATCTCAGTGGCCAATCGGTTGTTGGATCTGGTGGACTACCCCAAGTTGAAGCAAAATATCCAGCTTTGCTATTCAAACAGCAGCTTGTGGATCTAATTGAAAAGGTTTATGGTATGATAAGTGACAGTGTGAAAAAGGAGCTAAACCCTTTGCTTGAATTGTGTATACAG GATCCACGGACTTCACACTCAAGTCTAGCAAAAGGCCATTTGAATGGCATGGCCCAACAGAACCAACTTGCGCATTGGTTGGGCATTGTGAAAATCCTCAACAGTTACTTGGATGTACTGAGGGCAAACCAT GTTCCATCAATTTTGGTGCATAAACTGTTCACTCAAATATTTTCACTGATTGATGTTCAATTATTTAACCG ATTACTTTTGCGGCGCGAGTGTTGTTCGTTTAGTAATGGAGAATATGTCAGAGCTGGACTAGCTGAACTAAAACATTGGTCCGACAATGCCGCTAGAGAG TTTGCAGGTTCAGCCTGGGAGGCATTGAGGCATATCAGACAGGCCGTTGATTTCTTG GTGATTTCTCTAAAGCCAATGAGGACATTAAGAGAGATACACACTGATGTGTGCCCT GCCCTCAGCATACAACAGCTAGAGCGAATAGTTAGTATGTATTGGGATGATGTGAATGGTACAAATACTATTTCAGCGGAG TTTACATCAAGCTTGAAAGCTGCGGTACACGAGGAATCGAATACTGTCACTACTTTTTCTATACTGCTCGATGATGATTCCAG CATACCTTTTTCACTTGATGACATTACAAAAACATTACCAGTCATTGAGGTGGCTGATGACGACTTGCTATCATTTGTCCATGAAAACCCAAGCTTTGCGTTTTTATTGCAAAGGGAGTAg